GGGCTAGAAGGGTTGTACATCTACAAGTCTCTGGACCATTCCACTCCCCATTATTAGAAGAGGCAAAGAATCAATTCGAAGATTTTTTATCTACAATTACTTTTAACGATCCACAAATGCCTATATATTCTAATGTAACTGGAGATATAATCAAAAGTGGAGAAGAAGCAAAAAAACTTTGTGGCGATCAAATTATCTGTCCAGTAAAATGGATTTCAATTGAAAACAAAATAAAAGAAGCAGGCTTTACAACAGCCTATGAAAGTGGACCTGGAAAAGTTTTAACTGGACTTTTTGCAGGAATAGATAAAGAATTTAAATCAATCCCATCAGGGACTTTAGAAGATATTCAGGGAATACAGGAGTAAGAAATGTCAGGATTATTAGAAGGAAAAAAATTATTAGTTACAGGTGGTTCTAGGGGAATCGGAAAGGCTATTGCAGTTAAAGCTTTAGAAAATGGGGCTATTGTATACAACCTAGATCTTGGTATTGATCCAGATATGGCAGAAATGGAAACTCTTGCAAAAGCGAACAATACAGAAATATTTGGTTATACGGCTGATGTTAGTAATGAAGAACAAGTAGTTGAAGCTTGTAAAAAAATCTTAGAACATGCTGGATCAATTGATATATTAGTAAACAACGCTGGAATAACTAGAGATGGACTAATGATGAGAATGAAAACTAAGGATTGGGATGATGTTATTAATATTAACCTTAAATCTGCATTCTTAATGAGTAGAGAAATTTCAAGAGCTATGATGAAAAAAAGAACTGGTTCAATTATTAATATGTCATCTGTTGTTGGTGTTCAAGGAAATGCTGGACAAACAAATTATTGTGCATCTAAAGCGGGACTTTTAGGTCTTACAAAAGCTTTAGCGAAGGAAATTGGTTCAAGAAACGTAAGAGTTAATGCAATTGCACCTGGTTTTATTACTTCTCCAATGACTGATAAATTATCTGAAGAAGTTCAAGCTAATTACAAATCTGCAATTCCATTGGCAGCCTTTGGTGAAGCGGATGATATTGCAAATGCTGTTTTATACTTAGCATCAGATATGTCAAAATATGTAACAGGACAGGTTCTAGGTGTTAATGGTGGATTAAACATGTAATATGAAGTTTGTTAACAAACTTCAATTTGAGTAATTATAAATATATACTGAGGATTTTAAAATGAGAAGACGAGTTGTTGTAACAGGAATGGGAACAGTTAACCCACTTGCGAAAAACGTGAAAGATACATGGGATGCTTTAAAAGAAGGAAAATGTGGAGTAGCACCAACTACTTTAGTAGATGTTTCTAATTATCCATCTAAGGTTTCCGCTGAAGTTAAGGATTGGAAAGCTTCAGATTTTATAGATAAAAGAGCTGCAAGACAGATGGCTAGATTTACACAGTTTGCATGTGTAGCAGCAAAAGAAGCTATGGAAGACGCAGGACATAAAGAGGGGACCTTTGACCCATTTAGAACAGGAGTAATTCTTGGAAATGGTATTGGTGGTTTTGAAATAATTGAAGATGGATATAAGCAAATTTTTAATGGTAAAAGTGTTGCTCCAATGACTATTCCAAAACTTATTCTTAATGAGGGTCCAGCTAACGTAGCGATAATGCATGGAATTAAAGGTCCTTGTCATGCAGTTGTAACAGCATGTGCGGCAGGAACTGATGCTATTGGAAATGCATTAATGTCTATTAGGTCAGGCCAAACCGATATGGTTATTACAGGTGGAATGGAAGCTCCAATCTCCCTACTAGCTATTGATGGTTTTTGCAAAATCCAAGCTTTAACTACAAATGACGACCCTAAAACAGCTTGTAGACCCTTTGATAAAGATAGAGATGGTTTTATTCTAGGTGAGGGTGCTGGAATTTTAATACTTGAAGAGTTAGAGCATGCTAAGGCAAGGGGTGCTAAAATTTATGCAGAGCTTGTTGGTTATGGACAAACATGTGATGCAGGACATATTACAGCTCCTTCCCCAGATGGAGAAGGTGGAGCAAGATCTATGACAATTGCGCTACAAGATGCTGGTATGGAACCAGAAGAGATTCAATATATTAATGCCCACGGAACATCTACACCTAAAAATGACCCTATAGAGACAAATGCTATTAAGACTGCATTTGGTGAGCATGCTTACAAATTAAAAGTATCTTCAACTAAGGGTATGACAGGACACTGTGTAGGTGCAGCTGGTGGTATCGAAGCGATTATCTCAGTATTAGCAATCAATAACAACTTCTTCCCTGCAACTATTGGATTAGAAACAGAAGATGAATTATGTGACCTAGACTATGTAAAAGGAAAGGGTGTTGAGGGTGAAATTAAGGCAGCTTTAACAGACTCACTAGGTTTTGGTGGACACAACGGTTCACTTATATTTAAACAATACGAGGATTAATAAATGACAGTAGAACCAAGAATTAGAAATGGAATATGTATGACAGCTCACCCAAAAGGTTGTGCCCTAGCTGTTCAAAAAGAGATAGATTATGTAAAGTCTCAACCTAAATTCAACGGAGCTAAAAAAGTGTTAGTAGTTGGAGGATCTACAGGTTATGGACTTTCATCTAGAATATCCTTAGCCTTTGGATCAGGTGCAGGAACTTTAAATATCTCTTTTGAAAAAGAAGGTTCTGAAAAGAGACCTGCTACTCCGGGATTTTATAATAATAGGGCTTTCGATGAGAAAGCGAAAGCTGAAGGTTTAATTGCTGAAAGTATAAATGCTGATGCATTTTCCCATGAGACAAGAAAAATTGCCATTGAGAGAATAAAAGAGCTCTTTGGTAAAGTTGATATGATTGTCTACTCCTTAGCATCTCCTGTTAGACCTGATCCAGATACTGGAGAGTTATACAAATCATGTTTAAAACCCTTAGGTGAAACATATACAGCAAAATCAGTTAACCCTGAGAAGGGAACTGTAACTGAAGTTTCAATAGAACCAGCGGATGAGTCTGAAATTGCCCCAACTGTAAAGGTTATGGGGGGTGAAGATTGGATGTTATGGATCAAAGCTTTAAAAGAGGCAGATGTTCTTGAAGATGGTTTTAAAAGTATAGCCTACTCCTACATTGGTCCTGAGTTAACTATGGCTGTGTACAGAAAAGGAACTATAGGAAAAGCAAAGGAACACTTAGAGGCCACAGCTAAAGAGATTACAGAGTTTACTAAAGATATTAATGGACAAGCTTGGGTATCAGTAAATAAAGCCTTAGTAACAAGAAGTTCATCTGTTATCCCAGTTGTGCCCTTATATATTTCCCTTCTATTTAAAATAATGAAAGAGAAAGAGATTCATGAGGGCTGCATAGAACAGATGCAAAGAATGTTTGTCCAAAAAATATATAATGGCTCTACTGCAATTGTAGACGAGGAAGGTCGATTAAGACTAGATGATCTTGAGATGAGGGATGATGTTCAAGCAGAAGTTGAAAAAAGATGGGATAGTATTACAAGTGATACACTATCTGAAATGACTGATATTGAGACATATAAATCTGATTTCTTAAAACTACACGGTTTTGGATTTGACGAGATTGATTATACAGAAGATGTAGATTTTCTATAATAAAAAGAGGCAAGCTAAGCTTGCCCCTTTTTATTTTTAGAACAGAGTAATCTCATCTTTTTGTTTTATTTTATAAGTTGCTAGTTTTACAAAATCTTCAAAATGTTCAGCTGATAACTTACCCTCTCTATATATCTTCTCTAATAGAGAGTAAAAAGATGTATCAGTAATACTACCTCCTACTAGTGTCTTTTTATCAATAAGTCCTATTGATACTAAAGCATTAATAGCTCCTTCAATATCAGAAATTGCCATTTTAAGGGGTTCTATTGTTTGGGAGAGAATTTTAAAATACTCTTCCCCTGGCTCTTTTATTAATTTATCAATAGATTCTCGACTCTCATCTAGAATTTTTGCTACTACTTTTAAACTTCCTAAATCATTGGATGCTATTAAGGGAATTAGCTCTTTTACACTCTGTAGTTGATTATCCATATCACTCTTTTGAGTTAAAACTTTTTTTACTCTCTGGGCTAGATATTCCGCCTTATTTTGCATTAACTCAGATGTATTATTAACTTCAATATTTATTAAATTAAGCTGAGCATTTTTTTGATTTAAAAGCTCCCTATTTCTCTTTATCTCTAAATGTGTTTTAACCCGTAGTTCTAATTCAATAGGCTGAAATGGTTTAGTAATATAATCTACGCAACCACACTCAAACCCCTGTTGTAAATCTTCAATTTGTGCCTTTGCTGTAAGAAAAATTATAGGAATATCCATATACTCTTCATGTAACTTAATCATACTACAAACTTCATATCCATTAATCTCTGGCATCATTATATCCAATAGAATCAGATCAGGTCTCTCCTTCTCTAGTAATTCCATAACCTTTTTACCATCTTTTGATGCTATGATTTCATATTGATCCTTCAAAAGAATAATTAATAACTCTATATTTTCAGGAACATCATCTACTATTAATATTTTTTCCTTAACCATCTATTCTCCCTCTATTTCTATAATTATTTCTAATGATTTTTCAAAATCAAAATTCTTAATATGTTTTAAAACATCTTTCAATTTTTTTTCTAGACTATCGTCTTCCACCTTAATTATCAGATCCTCTAAAAGTTTTACACTTTGAATATTATTACTACTAATATATCCCTTTATAACTTCAAGTTCATTTTTTAAATTATATGCATCAATCTGAGTTTTCCCAACCTTTTCTTTTATTTTGTACTCCTTATTAACTTCAAAGAAGTTATCTATACTGTTAAAAAGGGCATTAATGGCCTCTCCAAGGGAGGAAATTAAATTAGAGCAGAGATTATTATCTTCATTGTTGTAGGCATTCTCTATCTTTATGCAAATACTATAGATCTCATTTGCACTAATATTACCTGCAATACCTTTTAGTTTATGAATGACTTCGCAACAAGATTCATAGTCACCAATAGAGTAGAAACTATTTATTTCATTAAATATTCCAGCATTATTCTCTCTAAACCTGGAAATTATTGATAGATAGGATTTCACATCATTATTAATTCGAGCAATACCCTCATGACAATCTAGGTGTTTAATATTAGGAATTTCTAAACTACTCTTATCAATTGGGGTTATTTGTAAATTAGATACCCACTTATTGATTTTAACAAACATATTGTCAAAATTTATAGGCTTTGTAATGTAGTCATTCATTCCACATTTTAAAACCTCATCCTCTACACTCGAAACTGCATTACCAGTTAAAGCAATAATTGGTAACTCTACCTCACTGTACAATTCACGTATTATTTTTGTAGCAGAAATTCCATCTAACTCAGGCATCTGCAGGTCCATTAAAATTATATTATATCTCTTCTCTTTTGCCATTTTAATTGCTTCTAAACCATTACATGCTACATCAATAAAAACTCCATCTTGATTAAGGATTTCAACTATTACTTGTTGATTTATCTCATTATCTTCAACAAGTAAAATATCCATTCTATTATCAAACTCTAGCCTATTCTTAGTTGATTCAATACTATTTGATTCTGTATTAGGAGGACTATTTATCTCCATAATAGTATAAAGTGTATCATCTACAGCACTTCTTGTTATAGGTTTTAATAAAATTGAATCAACACCAACCCTTGTATACTCATTAATAATGTCAGGTCTATTAAAATCACATATAAGTATAGTCTTAGAACTATGTTTGTCATCCAAATTTTTTATCTTCTTAATTGTATCAAGACCATTTAGTTCTGTTAGTTTTAGATCAACAAAAATAATAGAGTATCTTTTAGATTTCTCTTTCTTATTACTATTATATGCTTCAATTGCATCATACCCACTTTTGACACTGTTAACTTTAAAATCATACTCCATTAGAAGATAGGATAATGTGGTTACTAATTCATCATCACTAGAGGCTAAAAGAATATTAGTATTTTTAAACTCTTTTGGAATATCAAATAAATCAAAAGGTTGAGTTCCAACAATATTACACCGACAGGTAAAGGAAAAAGTACTACCCTCCTCAGGTTTACTATTTACTGAGATATCCCCATCCATTAATTTTGATAGTTTTTTTGAGATTGAGAGCCCTAAACCTGTACCACCATACTTTCTAGTTGTAGATGTATCTGCCTGGCTAAAGGATTTAAACATCTTTTTACTCTGCTCTTCTGTTAACCCAATACCTGTATCAATTATATCAAATTTCAATAAAATATCTGTCTCTAACATATTGTCTAGGCTACATTTGATTATAATCTTCCCCTGTTCTGTAAATTTAATTGCGTTACTAACTAAATTTGTTAATATTTGACTAATCCGAAGGGGATCACCATTTAGAAATCTAGGTACAAGCTCATCAACTTTTACTTGTAAATCTAATGATTTTTGACTAGCTTTTTCCTGGAACATATTAAAAATATTATCAACTACTTCATCAAGATTAAAATCAATATTATAGATATCAAGTTTTCCTGCTTCTATTTTTGAAAAGTCTAAAATATCATTTATAATATCCAATAAATTAGTTGAAGCGATATTAATCTTTTTAATATAATTTTCCTGTTTTTCGTTTAGATCAGTTTTAGTTAAAAGATGTAGTAGGCCTACAATTGCGTTCATGGGTGTTCTAATCTCATGGGACATATTTGCAATAAAGTCACTCTTAGCCCTTGTAGCTTCCTCAGCCTTATGTTGGGCTAAAACCCTATCATTTGCTTCGACAGTTAGGGAGATAAAGTTAGATAGAGACTTACCATAGGACTTCTCATCATTCTTCCACTCCTTAGTTGTACTGTTTTCATTGCATAAAACACCCCATATATCACCCCTAACCCATATAGGAATATCAAGTAATGATTTAACATCGTTATCAACTAAGTAGTTATTAATTAACTCAGTAGTTCTCTCATCACTAAAAGCATCGTATACAACCAGACTTTTACACTTTAAAATTGTTTCGAAGTATATAGGAAAATCAGTAACTTTTAACACTGAACCAACTAATGACTGGCCATTAGTTTCCCCATACTCGCTATAACAGGAGAGTTCAGTTTTATCACTGTTAAATAACCAAATACTGGATCTTGAAATATTTAAACCAAGAACTGCATATTGAGAAATTTTATCATATGTATTTTCTATGGATTGGTTAACAAGGTCATCATTCTGAGTAAGTTTTGATAGATATAGACTGTGTTGCTCATATCTAACAGATTTATCCTTTAACTCTTTTTCCCTTATTTTCCGTCTTGTTATATCATCTTTAATAGCAACAAAATTACTTATAACTCCTCTATCATCTAATATTGGAGTGATAGTTGTAGCCTCACAATATATAGATCCATCTTTCTTTTTATTATATATCTCACCCTTCCAAGTTTCACCGGATAAAATAGTATTCCATAACTCTCTATAAAACTGATCACCCATAATACCAGACTGTAGTATTGATGGTTTTTTCCCAATGACATCCTCCTGGCTGTAACCTGAGACTTTAGAGAATTCCTGATTTATATATATAATCTGAGCATCAGTATCTGCAATTATAATAGATACAGGGCTCTGTTCAACAGCTTCAGACAACCTTTTTAACTGTATATTTGTCCTATACTTCTCTGTTAAATCTATACCAAAACCAACAGTATATGTCTGATCATTAATATCTACCTTAGACCCTGTAAATAAAAATGGAATTAAAGTCCCATCCTTACTTCGTATATCAGCCTCAAGAGAGTTATTTCCAATTCCCTTTAACTTTTCAAAAATATCCATATCGGAAGAGTTATCCCTATCGATATGGTTAGTTAATAGGTCTACTTTTTTAATACTTCCTTCGTTTAAACCTAATAAATTCTGAAAAGATTTATTTGATCTTTGTATATCACCCTTATTGTCAAAGGTGTAAAATATTCCAGGAAGATTATTTATAATATGATCAATAAAAGACTTCTCCTCTTCTAACTCCCTTGTTCTAAGATAAACACTCTCTTCAAGTTTTTCATTTAGTTTAATAAGCTTATTTTGAGCACTCTTTTTCTCTGTTACATCGTTATTAAAACCTCTATACCCAATTATTGTCTCATCTTTATCATAAATAGGGGTTATAGAAGTTTGTAAACATATAAAGTTTCCATTTTTGTGTTTATGCCAATTTTCATAATCTTTAATCATGGATTGTAATGTATTAAGTTTACGTTTATATTCAGGAATTGAGGATTGTTCAAGGGTTTCATAGGGTGGTTTACCTAAAAGTTCATGGGGTTCATACCCTAATATATCAACAATATTTTCAGAGATATAGTTAAGGTTTCCATTTTTGTCAGTCTCCCAAATTAAGTCTGCAATATTTTCATTAATATCCTCATATCTTGCGCATTTTTTTTCCAATAATAGGTTGTAACTCTCTAATGACTTGTTTTTTTTAAGTTCATTTGTCGCTTTATTAACTCTAAATATAACCTCTGATTTAACTATTGGTTCAGATATATAATCTACCATACCTATCTTTAATATTTTATACATATTCTCATCGTTATGTTTGCCTACAAAAATAGAGGGTATAGATACCTGACAACTATTTTTAATATCCATAAAACTTTTTAGGCTATCATCCATTGTGTGATTGATAACAAAAATAAGTAGTTGAGGTGTATTATATTTAATACTTGATATCCCTTGTGCTGTATCTTTAACACTAAGTAGATAAAAATCTTCTGGTTCTAATATTTTTTTAAGAGCTTTAGATAATCTAGAGTTTTTATCAATTACAACTATTAAGTTATTAGAATGCATAGAATCTCCATATAATAATTTTAAATTGATACCAAAGTAAAATTCAAATATTTTATTTTTACATGCTCACTATTTTTTTTAACATCAATAATATATATTATTAGATATGAAACAATATTTAGATCTTTTAAAACATGTTATAGATAGTGGGACTCAAAAGGGAGATAGGACTGGAACAGGAACTATTAGTACCTTTGGATATCAAATGAGATTTAACTTAGAAGAGGGATTTCCCCTTGTAACTACAAAAAAAGTCCATGTTAAATCCATCATCCATGAACTTTTATGGTTTCTTAAAGGTGATACTAATATAAAATATCTTAAAGATAACGGTGTAAGAATTTGGAATGAGTGGGCTGATGATAATGGAGAGTTAGGTCCAGTTTATGGTTCCCAATGGAGAAGCTGGCCAACTGCTAATGGTAAGCATATTGATCAAATAACCCAGGTTATTAACTCTATAAAAACAAATCCGGACTCTAGACGACATATTGTAAGTGCTTGGAATGTAGGGGAGTTAGATAATATGGCTCTTCCTCCGTGTCATGCTTTTTTTCAATTCTATGTAAATGATGGGAAACTATCGTTACAACTATACCAAAGAAGTGCAGATATATTTTTAGGTGTACCCTTTAATATAGCATCCTATGGAATACTATTAGCTATGGTTGCCCAGGTAACAGGCCTAAAACCCTCCGAGTTTATTCATACAATAGGTGATGCCCATATATATAATAATCATATCCAACAGGTTAATTTACAGTTAAGTAGGGATCCAAAAACTCTACCAACACTAAAAATAAACCCAGAAGTTACAGACATTTTTGATTTTAAGTATGAAGATTTTACCTTTGAGAATTATACCTGTCATCCAGGTATAAAAGGAGAGATATCTGTATGATATCAATAATTGTTGCAATGGATAGAAATAATGGAATAGGTTGTAATGGAGAACTACTAACCTACCTTCCTGGAGATCTACCACGTTTTAAAGAGTTAACTATAAATAAAACCGTAATAATGGGTAGAAAAACATATGACTCTCTACCTAAGGGACCTCTTCCTAAAAGGGAAAACATAATAATATCTCGAAGTAAGGATCTTCACATAGATGGGGCAATAGTTGTTAACTCCTTAGAAGAAGCAGTTAAAATAAGTTCAAAGGATATATTTATAATCGGGGGCGGTGAAATATATAAACAAGCACTAAATATTGCTGATAAACTATATGTTACTCATATAGAAAAGTCCTTTACTGCGGATACATTCTTTCCACAAATAGGTAGAGAGTGGGAAATATATAGTGAAGAAGTAGTTAATAACAATCCAGAACTAATATTTAGATATACAAATTATAAAAGAGTAAAAAAATAGGCTGTTATATTAACAGCCTTATTTTAAAATAGATCCTTATATCTTCTTGGGTCATATAGATTAAACTCAATATCCCTAAAATATTCAACATTTCCACCCTCTCTTGTACTATCCACAAGAACTGATATTTGTGTTTGGGACTCAAATGCTAAAATTGCTTTTAGTTTATTTTCTAAAGCAGCATCATCACTTGTTATCTTTAAATTTGGATCCTTATCAAAATCACAGTAAACAGCCATTTCATAAACTGGAGGAATCCAACCTAAAGGTTCTCCTAAATTAGGCCAAATAGTTCCTGTTGCATGAAAAATAGACATTAACAACTCATCATATACAACCTTATGATCCATATTTAAGTCTGACCCAGCTGGTACAAAAACTCTAGTTGGTCTTATTTTTCGAAGATTGTATGTAAATGCGTTTTCTATACCTGTACAACCATCAATAACACAGGGATCTCCAGATATGGCTACTCTACGACCTATAAAGTTACTTGTATTACAGTCTGGGAAGTTCAGCCATTTAGCGTTATTAACACCTAGGATCTCAAGACCCTTAAGTGTCTCATTTCTTCTTATTTCTATAATATTGTCCCGATCCTCTTCACTACAGTAGCCCATAGAACCGTCAGTTGTAATTAAAACTGAGACCTTAACCCCATCCTCAATTGCTTTTTGAATAAGAAGAGCACCACCAATTATAACATCATCATCATGGGGTACTACAAAAAGAAGATGCTCCTGTGACTCCCCCTTCCAATTTGTAAATATATCCTTCCAGTTTTTTGAACTTAAACTCATATTATTATCTCTTTTAAAAAGTGTAAAATTACTCATATAACCTCCGCTTAGTTTGAATAGCCAAACTTATATGATGTTACACCTAAAAATCAATTCTGGCTAGTTATAATTTTTCCTACCACTTCTTTCTGAACCAGTAAAAAGAGATACAACAACAGCACCAATTAAAATTAGTGTTACAGAACCTACAGAGATAAAGGGTATCGATATAATAAATAAAAGGGGTAATAGTGGAATAAATATACAAGCTATTACAATCTTAATTATAAAACCTGCTCCTACCAATAAAACACCAAATACAAAAAAAAGAATTTTGAACAGTATAACAGCACCCAAAAAAATAAATAGACTAATTAAAAACAGACCAAACATTGTGTCCTCCTAAACTTATTAAAGCAATTATAATGCCAACTTAATATATAGCCAGTATGATCATTTAGACTGAAAATAGTGGTAAATAATACCATTACAGGTTAAATTAACCCTAAAGCCTCATCACAGGAGACAGACTCATCCCTATTACAAATTCTATAGGGGATTTCACCGGTATATAGTTCAGAAAAATCCCTCTCGACGGCTTCTATGCTGTTATTGTTTTTAGAAAGATGACATAGATAGACATAGGATATACAACAATTGTCATCACTAGTTAGATCATTAAGAAAATTTATTGCTGAAATATTTGATAAGTGTCCAACATTAGACTGAATTCTTCTTTTAAGAAAGTCAGGATAAGGTCCAGATTTTAACAGCTTATCACAGTAGTTTGCCTCTAAAAACAGTAGATGGGATCTTTTGGCTAAATTATACATCTGGGGTGTTATCATTCCAGTATCTGTAATAATTGTCACTCTTTTTTCTAAAATCTTAAAGTAGAAACTTATAGAGTCTTTAGCATCATGGGATAGATCAAAGGGCATAATGTTAAGTTCATTTATAACATAGTGTTTAAATGGTTCTATTGGTTTATGGATATAAAAATCACCCTTTATATTTTTATGAGCATAAACAGGAATTTCCAAATCCCTAGAGAGAGGCCCTACTCCCTTAGAGTGGTCTGAGTGGGTATGAGTAAGAAAAACTGCTCTTATATCCGTGTATTTAAAACCTAATTTATTAACCCTTAACTTAAACTCTTTTAAGGAAAAGCCATTATCTATAACAAAAAGGTCCTTCCCAACTTCAAAAATATAAGAGTTTGCAGACGAACCAGATCCAATTACAGCGTATCTCATCAACTATTCCTCAATTAAAGACTTTATAGCTTTTTGATCAAAACCAATAATAACCCTATTCCCACTTCTAATTATAGGGGTAACTAAAAGATCTGGATGCTCTAAAATTTCTTCAAGGGGATTATAATCCATATATATAAAATTTTTCTTTTTAAAAGTTACCGAGTTTTTATTTATCAGATCCTCAGGGTCTCTACCAGATGATATTTTATTTAACTCACCAACACTAATTCCACGCTCTTTAAGGTCTGCAAAGTGGTATTTAATAGACCGATCTTTAAAAAACCTTTCAACTTTTTGTGTATCTTTACACTTTTTTGTACCTATAATCTGAATATTCATGGAATTATACTATATGTTTCATCTTTAAGAGTAAATATATTCTTAAGGGCATCAGTTATATAAATCTCCTTATTTCTAGTAATAAAGACTCCTTCAAACTCTATAGACTCCCTAAGCTTCTTAACATCAGATATACTTCTTCCAAAAGTTATAGTAGACAGGGCATCTCCTTTTATTGCCGATGAATCTAATATAGATGAACTTATAATATCTCCATTTTTAGGGTAACCTGTAAAACTATCTAATATATGATGATATCGAATGCCATCCTCTATAAAAAACCGTTCATAATCACCACTAGAAACAAACGATGACTCCTCAACCCTCAATAAACCGATATAATTACCCCTAATTTTTCTAGGGTGCTGAATTCCAATACTCCACAAGCTATTACTATTTTTTAAACCTATTAGATCTATATTACCACCTAGATTTATAATGGCAGATTTAACACCTCTACTTACTAAAAAATCTTTTAACCTATTAGAAGCATAACCCTTGGCTATTCCTCCTAGATCAATGGACATATCTTTGTTCTGTAACATAACTTTTTTATCTTCAATAATAATATTGTTATAATTAACTAAGGGTAATAAATTCTCTATATCACGACTATTTGGAACAGTAGTTTTATTATTAATATCCCAAAGAGAGATAAGGGGTCCTATTGTTATATCAAATTCACCATTTGAAATAACCCCATACTTTATACCCTCTCTAATAACAGTAAGGGTAGATTCTGATGGTTTATAAAAAGTAATACCAGCCAATCTATTTATATTACTAACATCACTATCAAAAACATGGGAACTCATTAGATTTTCAATTTCCATAATCTGAGCCTTTACCTCTTCAATATCAATTGGAGAAGAGTTATAAATAGTTATGCTACATGTAGTATTTAGACCTAAAAAACTAAAATTTTGTCTCTCTTTAATATTACTGCAACTAAGTGAAATAATAATTAAATATATTATTGTAATCTTTCTTAACATAATAACCCCAGATAAGATATACTCCTATTATGATATTTAAACCCCTAGATGCTCTAGTAGTTATATGCACAATTGTAGTAATAACTATTTTTTTTATAAATACACTAAACAACAGTAATAGTAGCAGTTTTGTCAAGATTGAAGTAGTAGGTAGAGAGTATTTATAC
Above is a genomic segment from Thiospirochaeta perfilievii containing:
- the fabF gene encoding beta-ketoacyl-ACP synthase II, which encodes MRRRVVVTGMGTVNPLAKNVKDTWDALKEGKCGVAPTTLVDVSNYPSKVSAEVKDWKASDFIDKRAARQMARFTQFACVAAKEAMEDAGHKEGTFDPFRTGVILGNGIGGFEIIEDGYKQIFNGKSVAPMTIPKLILNEGPANVAIMHGIKGPCHAVVTACAAGTDAIGNALMSIRSGQTDMVITGGMEAPISLLAIDGFCKIQALTTNDDPKTACRPFDKDRDGFILGEGAGILILEELEHAKARGAKIYAELVGYGQTCDAGHITAPSPDGEGGARSMTIALQDAGMEPEEIQYINAHGTSTPKNDPIETNAIKTAFGEHAYKLKVSSTKGMTGHCVGAAGGIEAIISVLAINNNFFPATIGLETEDELCDLDYVKGKGVEGEIKAALTDSLGFGGHNGSLIFKQYED
- the fabG gene encoding 3-oxoacyl-[acyl-carrier-protein] reductase — its product is MSGLLEGKKLLVTGGSRGIGKAIAVKALENGAIVYNLDLGIDPDMAEMETLAKANNTEIFGYTADVSNEEQVVEACKKILEHAGSIDILVNNAGITRDGLMMRMKTKDWDDVININLKSAFLMSREISRAMMKKRTGSIINMSSVVGVQGNAGQTNYCASKAGLLGLTKALAKEIGSRNVRVNAIAPGFITSPMTDKLSEEVQANYKSAIPLAAFGEADDIANAVLYLASDMSKYVTGQVLGVNGGLNM
- a CDS encoding response regulator, translated to MVKEKILIVDDVPENIELLIILLKDQYEIIASKDGKKVMELLEKERPDLILLDIMMPEINGYEVCSMIKLHEEYMDIPIIFLTAKAQIEDLQQGFECGCVDYITKPFQPIELELRVKTHLEIKRNRELLNQKNAQLNLINIEVNNTSELMQNKAEYLAQRVKKVLTQKSDMDNQLQSVKELIPLIASNDLGSLKVVAKILDESRESIDKLIKEPGEEYFKILSQTIEPLKMAISDIEGAINALVSIGLIDKKTLVGGSITDTSFYSLLEKIYREGKLSAEHFEDFVKLATYKIKQKDEITLF
- the fabV gene encoding enoyl-ACP reductase FabV, whose protein sequence is MTVEPRIRNGICMTAHPKGCALAVQKEIDYVKSQPKFNGAKKVLVVGGSTGYGLSSRISLAFGSGAGTLNISFEKEGSEKRPATPGFYNNRAFDEKAKAEGLIAESINADAFSHETRKIAIERIKELFGKVDMIVYSLASPVRPDPDTGELYKSCLKPLGETYTAKSVNPEKGTVTEVSIEPADESEIAPTVKVMGGEDWMLWIKALKEADVLEDGFKSIAYSYIGPELTMAVYRKGTIGKAKEHLEATAKEITEFTKDINGQAWVSVNKALVTRSSSVIPVVPLYISLLFKIMKEKEIHEGCIEQMQRMFVQKIYNGSTAIVDEEGRLRLDDLEMRDDVQAEVEKRWDSITSDTLSEMTDIETYKSDFLKLHGFGFDEIDYTEDVDFL